The Nocardioides marmorisolisilvae genomic interval GCCCGTCGCGGAGACCCTGCGCGCGGCCAGCGACGCCACGATCGACGCCACCAGCTCGGCCTCCGCAGTGATTATGGTGCACACACCGAGCATGGAACCAGTCCCGGCCAGGGTGAATACGCATCAAAGCCCGGCCGGGCGAAATGAAGTGACACCGCTCACCGCCGGTATCCCAGCCAAGAGTCGTGGCCGGTGAAGACGCTTCGCGCCCGAACAAGTCCGGTAGCACCGCAACTGACCCGCGCCTGCCACGAACTGATGCTCCTATTGGTGTCAAGCGGCCTGAAGCCAGGTTCGGTAGCGCTCGGTGAACTCGCGGTCGTGGGTGATGCCACGCTCGATGCGACTGACGTGGATTTGGCAGGTACCGAGCGCTTCGACGACCTTGCGTAGGGGCAGGTTCTTCTCGCGTCGGACGCGGTGGCGGTCGTCGATGCTGGCCAGAGCGTTGGGCTCCCGGAGCAGCCTGAATACCTCGCGGGCAATGGTGCGCTTGAGGATCCGCAGGAGCTCAGGATTGCTCCTGTTCCTCGCCCGTTGTGCCGCGACGAACGCTCGGGTCCGGGGATCGCTGGACATTCGCACGGTGGCGACAGTGTGCAGGGCCGCGTTGGCGTGCCGGGCCCAACCGCGGGAGAGCCGGTAGCGGGTCTTGCCCGACGACGCGGGAACGGGCGCGGTGCCGCACTAAGCCGCGAAGGAGGGATCGCTGGCGAGTCGCTCGGGATTGCCGCCAGCGGTGACGAGCAGCTGAGCTGCGGTGACCGGGCCGTGCCTCGGTGCTCGTGGCCTTCGCGCTGGACTTGGTGGCGGCCATCAGTTGACCTCCAGACCGAAAGCGCGGTCGTAGTCGCTGAGATCCCGGGCCAGGTCATCGCCAGCAGCGGCGGCAGGGCGGGGTTGCTGGAACTGTTTGCGCAGCCAAGCGGCGGTCTCGACATGGACCGGGTCGGTGACCGTGGTTCCTCGGGCCCACACTCGCGGGTGTTCGGCCACGACCCGGCCCTCGCAGTGAACGCGGACCCGGTCAAGGTCCGCGCTGACGTCGACCATGCGGCCGATCACGGTCGGGTCGACGGAGTAGTCGTTGGTGTCCAGACGGACGTAGTAGTCCCGCCCGAGCCGGATCTTGTTGCGCCAGCCCAGGTGCAGCGGGACCGGTGGCAGCGGCAGCATCGCGGCCCGGTCGGCCTGGACCAGGTCGACCGGTGCGGCCTTGATCGTGCGCACCACGCGGGCGTCGGCCTTGTCCAGCCAGTCGGTGAACTGGTCGTTGAAGTCGTCCGGCGACCTGAAGGACCGGCCGGGCATGAAGGAGGTCTCGAACCAGCCGTTGCGTCGCTCCAGCCTGACTCGTGCCACCGGGGTGTGTCAGTGAGGTCTGGCCTGTAGCGCGGTGAGGATCGCCTGGGCTGCTGGGGTGGTCGGGTCGGCGGCGAGGTGCTCGTGGCCGGCGATGCGGACGGTGATCTCCTGGATCGGCCGCAGGGTCGTGATGATCTTCTTGATGCTCGCGCCGGTGCTGTTCTGCAGGTCGCGGGCGATCGCGAGGGCAGCGAACACGATGGTCAGGTGGGCCTCGATCGCGTCGCGGGTGTGGTGGAAGATCGGCCTGGCGGCGAGGTCGGTTTTGGACATCCGGAATGACTGCTCGACGTGCCACAGGTCGTGATAGCTGGCGACGACCTCACCGGCGGGCATCAGATCGGCGGGGATGTTGGTGACGTAGCCCTTCAAGCCGACCAGCTCACGCGCCCGGGCGAGTGAGGCTTCGTCGAGGACGGTGGCGCCGTTGCGGGACTTCACGAACCGGGGCGTCCTCGCGGCCCTCTCGCCGGCCACGACCGCCCTGGCCTTGTTCTCCTGCAAGGAGAGGGTCTTGTTGTCTCGCACAGCTCGCTTGCGGGAGTAGGCCCACACCGCCCGCCACGACTTCGCATGCACCTTCGGGTCCCAGACAGGTTCGGCCCGCCGCATCGGGTCACTGGCCTTCACCGCGGTGCCGCGTTGATCCCTGGGGGTGATGGTGTCGATTACCTGCCCATCGGCGAAGGCGGTGCCGTGCCAGCGGAAGTGGGACTCCAGATCCTTCGGGGCCTTCGTCACCCGCGACCCGACGATGAACCGCAGGCCCGCCTCGTCCAGCTCGCGCAGGTTCGTCGCCGACAGCATCCCGGCGTCAGCGACGATCACCATGTCAGCGACGCCGTGCCGAGCCTGGAACTGCTTGACGATCGGGATGATCGTCAACGTCTCTGCCTTGTTGCCCTCGAAGCAGCCGATCTCGAGCGGGAACCCACGCCGGTCGACCAGCAGCCCGACCACGATCTGCGGATCGACCCGGCGTTCCTTGCTGTAGCCAACCTTGCGGAGTTGGTCCTCATTCTCGGCTTCGAAGTAGAGCGTGGTCACGTCGTAGAGCACCAGGCTGACGTCGCCAGTGATCATCGCGTGGTCGAAGCAGGCAGCCGCGATCCGATCGCGGTAGTCGCGCTCCTGGGCTCGCTGCAGTGACCGGAACATCGTGCGCAACGACACCGTCGGCGCGCCGATCTCGTTCAGCACCCGGACCGAGTCGGCCTTCGAGGTCGGCTCGATGATCCGCGCCAACACCAGTTGCGCGAAGGCCTCGTCGTCGATGGCGTCGAACCCCAGCCGCGTGTAGGCCGAGGTGAGGACCTGCCACAGCAGCGCTGAGCGCTTGCTCGTGATCGGGGCAGGCCTGGTTGGCACGCCCTCATCTTCAAGGCCGACACCGTCCAGGTCGAGAGCCTCCTGGCCCTCGTGCATGCGTCGACGCGCCACCGCGAACAGCACCGCCAGCTCGGCGTCGTCGCGGGCCGTGCCAAGGTGCTCGAGGACGACATCACGCCCGTCGCGACGCTCAGCGAGCTGGACCTTCGTGCTCCCCGAACGCCCCGGGACCTTCCGCACAAACACCACTGGCCGGACCCTACCGACCAACGGGGTGTGTCAATCACGCCGCCCGCAACCCCGTGACCTGCGAAAACACCAGCGTGATCCGCGATCTCAACTCAAGTGGCACGAGTCAGGACCGGCCGGGCATGAAGGAGGTCTCGAACCAGCCGTTGCGTCGCTCCAGCAGGCCCTTGGACTCCGGGTCATTCGGTGGCAGCAGCACCAGCTTGGTGGCCAGGGTGCCCATGAACGAGGCCACCCCTTCGGCGCGGCGTTGACCGCGACCGATGCCTGCCTCGTTGTCCCAGATCAGCCGACGCGGGACCCGCCCGAGCTGCTGGATCAGCTCCCACGACCCGAGTAGCAGGTCCTCGGTCTTCCGGGTCGGGATCATCCGCCCGGTGATGAACCGCGAGTGCGCGGCTGTGATCACCAGCACCGGCAACAACTTCGTGGTGCCGTCCTCGAGCGGGATCTTGCGCGGCGGGAACCACAAGTCGCCCTGCGCGGCGTCGCCGACGGTCCAGGTGATCCGGTCAGCCGGGTCGACCGGTCGGTGATCCGGGCGCAGCCGCTTCACGTTCTCCGAGAACCAGCGGATCGAGCCCGTCCAGCCGACCCGCTCGGCCAACACCGTCGCGGGCATGTCCGGCACCTCGTCCAGCAGCGCCCGCACCGCCGGCTCGAACGCGGTGAACGACGTCGGCCCCGCCTTGCGCTCATAACGCGGCGGAGCGTCCGAGTTCACCGCCTTGATGACCGTGGTCCGCGAGATCCCCAGCTGCGCTGCGATCCGCGTCTTCGGCACCCCGTCTGCAGCCAGCCTTCTGATCAGCGCCCAGTCCTCCAAAGTGATCACTCTCCAATCGTTGAGTGCTCACTTTTCACCGCCGAAACTGTTCAGTTTTCGAGCGCCGCCGACAGCTGCCGCGAGGCAGGGAAAATGGCGGCCCGCCCTGTTGGACCGTCGGTTGGGGGCACTGTAGCGTCGGTCCGAGACTTTGCTAACCGTTTTCCGACTGGAAACTGGCCGGGACGTCGACCCTCCCCCGGTGGGCCGGCGAAGGCTTGGGCAACTGCCATCCATTCCGTCGCCACGTCGCCCACCACGGCCAGGCGTGTGTCGAGGAGATGGCGTCGCTGCGTAACGACGAGACAGAAGTCGAGCGCCGGGCCGGTGACGTGGTTCGTCGCCTCCGGTGCGCCCCAACTCCATATCCGCGCTCATGGGGTCCGGTGAGCTCTACTCGAACCGGTGCCGTTGGCACTGGACGACCGCGTACTCGGAAGCTATTTGGAAGTGTGCGGACCCCGAGATCCGCGATGTGCCTGAGCCTGTCTGTCGCAACCGGGCTGAGCCCGAGAGCATCAATGATGTCCTGCCCGTGTGCCCACGTCTCCATGAGACGAGCGGTGGCGAATGAAGCGACGCTCATGGCGGGCCCGAACCAGGGGATTCGCACCTGCGGTGCAACGGAGCGAAGCGACTCAATCAATTCCATTCGAGCACGTAGAAACTGGCCCAGCAACTCGTTTCCGGGCAACCGCCGTCCTGGAATGTTTGCGCGCTCGATGAATTCCGCGAGGTCCAAAAGGGCCTCGGCGCGAAGCTGCTCGAACCGACGTTCGTCGGTGATCGCATGGTGGGCCGCGTTGTCGGAGAAGGCCAGGTGGCTCACCTGATCCCGCACGGTCCACCCTTCCGCTGGTGTGGGTGTGTCCCATGCCGGCGTCGGTAAGGCGAGGAGCAGGCCCATCAGGTAACCGGTCTCGTCACCGAGATCCCGGAGCAGTGCCTCGAGCTCCACGCTCTTTGGGCCGCCGGTGGCGCGGGCGCTCATCGCGTTGCCTGTCACCGGCCCTGCCATTGTGGTGCACGCTTCTCTCGAAAAGCTCGCGGCCCCTCCTGGGCATCGGCACTCAGATAGACCGGCTCCCAGATTCGGTCCGCCTCGTCAAGCGCATCGTGCCAGCCACGATCAGCTGACGCGTAAACCATCGCCTTGG includes:
- a CDS encoding Mu transposase domain-containing protein, with the protein product MARVRLERRNGWFETSFMPGRSFRSPDDFNDQFTDWLDKADARVVRTIKAAPVDLVQADRAAMLPLPPVPLHLGWRNKIRLGRDYYVRLDTNDYSVDPTVIGRMVDVSADLDRVRVHCEGRVVAEHPRVWARGTTVTDPVHVETAAWLRKQFQQPRPAAAAGDDLARDLSDYDRAFGLEVN
- a CDS encoding IS1634 family transposase, translating into MVFVRKVPGRSGSTKVQLAERRDGRDVVLEHLGTARDDAELAVLFAVARRRMHEGQEALDLDGVGLEDEGVPTRPAPITSKRSALLWQVLTSAYTRLGFDAIDDEAFAQLVLARIIEPTSKADSVRVLNEIGAPTVSLRTMFRSLQRAQERDYRDRIAAACFDHAMITGDVSLVLYDVTTLYFEAENEDQLRKVGYSKERRVDPQIVVGLLVDRRGFPLEIGCFEGNKAETLTIIPIVKQFQARHGVADMVIVADAGMLSATNLRELDEAGLRFIVGSRVTKAPKDLESHFRWHGTAFADGQVIDTITPRDQRGTAVKASDPMRRAEPVWDPKVHAKSWRAVWAYSRKRAVRDNKTLSLQENKARAVVAGERAARTPRFVKSRNGATVLDEASLARARELVGLKGYVTNIPADLMPAGEVVASYHDLWHVEQSFRMSKTDLAARPIFHHTRDAIEAHLTIVFAALAIARDLQNSTGASIKKIITTLRPIQEITVRIAGHEHLAADPTTPAAQAILTALQARPH
- a CDS encoding helix-turn-helix domain-containing protein, translating into MITLEDWALIRRLAADGVPKTRIAAQLGISRTTVIKAVNSDAPPRYERKAGPTSFTAFEPAVRALLDEVPDMPATVLAERVGWTGSIRWFSENVKRLRPDHRPVDPADRITWTVGDAAQGDLWFPPRKIPLEDGTTKLLPVLVITAAHSRFITGRMIPTRKTEDLLLGSWELIQQLGRVPRRLIWDNEAGIGRGQRRAEGVASFMGTLATKLVLLPPNDPESKGLLERRNGWFETSFMPGRS
- a CDS encoding maleylpyruvate isomerase family mycothiol-dependent enzyme — encoded protein: MAGPVTGNAMSARATGGPKSVELEALLRDLGDETGYLMGLLLALPTPAWDTPTPAEGWTVRDQVSHLAFSDNAAHHAITDERRFEQLRAEALLDLAEFIERANIPGRRLPGNELLGQFLRARMELIESLRSVAPQVRIPWFGPAMSVASFATARLMETWAHGQDIIDALGLSPVATDRLRHIADLGVRTLPNSFRVRGRPVPTAPVRVELTGPHERGYGVGAHRRRRTTSPARRSTSVSSLRSDAISSTHAWPWWATWRRNGWQLPKPSPAHRGRVDVPASFQSENG